From the Manihot esculenta cultivar AM560-2 chromosome 3, M.esculenta_v8, whole genome shotgun sequence genome, one window contains:
- the LOC110612438 gene encoding GATA transcription factor 12 — protein MEAPELDNQSGFCSQFANEKNQSLDSKPGGGGDHFIVEDLLDFSNEDAVITDGSSFDTVTGNSTDSSTVSIVESCNSSSFSGSEPWYNGDSGSHNFADDQFSSDLCVPYDDLAELEWLSNFVEESFSSEDLQKLHLISGKKARTDESSETRNFHPNSDVNNSNTAASTNNNHPIFHTEMSVPAKARSKRSRAAPCNWASRLLVLSPTTSSSDTEIVVAPTHHPNSGKKTVKIPASKRRDCEDGGTGSGDGRKCLHCATDKTPQWRTGPMGPKTLCNACGVRYKSGRLVPEYRPAASPTFVLTKHSNSHRKVLELRRKKELLKAQQQQQQQFLHHHQNMVFDVSNGDDYLIHQHMGPDFRQLI, from the exons ATGGAAGCACCAGAATTGGATAACCAGTCTGGGTTTTGCTCGCAATTTGCAAATGAAAAGAACCAATCTTTGGATTCTAAGCCCGGTGGTGGAGGTGACCATTTCATCGTCGAGGACCTCTTAGACTTCTCCAACGAAGACGCTGTTATCACCGATGGCAGCTCTTTCGATACCGTTACTGGAAACTCCACGGATTCCTCCACTGTTTCTATTGTCGAAAGCTGCAATTCTTCATCCTTCTCCGGTTCCGAGCCTTGGTATAATGGAGATTCTGGGTCCCATAATTTCGCCGACGATCAATTCTCTAGCGACCTTTGCGTTCCG TATGATGATTTAGCTGAGCTCGAATGGCTGTCAAATTTCGTTGAAGAATCCTTCTCCAGCGAGGACTTGCAAAAACTCCATCTGATATCAGGCAAGAAAGCTCGAACCGACGAGTCATCAGAGACCCGAAATTTTCATCCTAACTCCGATGTTAACAACAGCAACACCGCCGCATCAACGAATAACAACCACCCAATTTTCCACACTGAAATGTCCGTCCCGGCCAAGGCTCGTAGCAAGCGCTCTCGAGCTGCCCCATGCAACTGGGCTTCTCGCCTCCTCGTCCTCTCCCCCACAACCTCATCATCGGACACGGAAATCGTCGTCGCCCCAACCCACCATCCTAATTCCGGGAAAAAGACAGTAAAAATTCCGGCATCGAAGCGAAGAGACTGTGAAGATGGCGGAACTGGGAGTGGTGATGGGCGTAAATGCCTTCATTGCGCCACCGACAAAACACCACAGTGGCGGACCGGACCAATGGGTCCAAAGACGCTATGCAATGCTTGCGGCGTAAGGTATAAGTCGGGCAGGTTGGTGCCTGAATATCGGCCAGCGGCGAGCCCAACGTTTGTGCTCACTAAGCACTCAAATTCGCACCGGAAGGTGCTGGAGCTTCGGCGTAAGAAGGAATTGCTGAAGGCCCAGCAACAGCAACAACAGCAATTTCTCCATCACCATCAGAACATGGTTTTTGATGTATCCAACGGCGATGATTACTTGATTCACCAACACATGGGGCCCGATTTCAGACAGCTGATCTAG